A region from the Flavobacteriales bacterium genome encodes:
- a CDS encoding nuclear transport factor 2 family protein, with product MVGQKQTLNVAKAFIEAINTHDVELISSLMAPWFLFIDSQGNLLSDTSEVVAAWRHYFAMFPDYRTEVGSALCAEYRVVLIGEARA from the coding sequence ATGGTGGGTCAGAAGCAGACTCTCAATGTAGCAAAGGCCTTCATAGAGGCGATAAATACGCATGATGTTGAGCTGATCTCAAGCCTCATGGCCCCATGGTTCCTGTTCATTGATAGCCAAGGTAACTTACTATCAGATACTTCGGAGGTAGTGGCTGCATGGAGGCACTACTTCGCCATGTTCCCGGATTACCGCACCGAAGTCGGTTCGGCACTTTGCGCTGAGTATCGTGTAGTGTTGATCGGCGAGGCGAGAGCGTGA
- a CDS encoding aspartyl protease family protein yields MGRYLAWIAILITCFSKPVFAQFSAGHVMGIGSHCVGYSDIGTPIALDVVVGERSAKFMMDSGAPMFISQALQEESGFPELQKAVAVDGSGLTDTILIVLVDTLHVGPLQFIGLPCLVLNVERTGLGCHGIEGNLGSNALRFLEVDMDPGAGRVCIANPGAVVDADGQEGHRIRLDDQFDAWLPLVYNGEFLDSAHFDSGASATLEMSRAAMQGFLGKYPTDLVDSGLGVVSYGVHGPAPPSEQLIAAPRTVMIAGAEVARPRTIITEDGRSRIGRGILAFGRVRINYPAQRIRFTPYPRRILQEQADYGVHLIIDGPNVHVGTVWRNTEAEQAGIKYGDRVLRVGDVDLATVLECDLERVLRQLLGTKRIVMSIQSADGGERQRIRLKRRRHWQE; encoded by the coding sequence ATGGGACGATACCTTGCCTGGATCGCCATCCTGATCACCTGCTTTTCGAAGCCGGTCTTCGCACAATTCTCTGCGGGGCATGTCATGGGTATTGGATCACACTGCGTCGGATACTCGGACATCGGTACACCCATCGCGCTCGACGTTGTAGTCGGTGAGCGATCAGCGAAGTTCATGATGGATTCTGGAGCTCCTATGTTCATATCGCAGGCCCTTCAGGAAGAATCCGGCTTCCCAGAGCTTCAGAAAGCTGTTGCTGTGGACGGCAGCGGATTAACGGATACGATCCTCATCGTCTTGGTCGACACCTTGCATGTTGGTCCGTTACAGTTCATCGGCCTGCCTTGTCTCGTGTTGAATGTTGAACGAACGGGTCTGGGTTGTCATGGCATTGAAGGGAACTTGGGAAGCAACGCGCTACGGTTCCTTGAGGTGGATATGGACCCAGGCGCGGGCCGAGTGTGCATTGCCAATCCCGGTGCGGTGGTAGATGCTGACGGACAAGAGGGTCATCGTATACGGCTGGATGATCAGTTTGATGCATGGTTGCCTTTGGTGTACAATGGCGAGTTCCTCGATTCGGCCCACTTCGATTCCGGGGCTTCAGCGACTTTGGAGATGTCGAGAGCCGCGATGCAGGGTTTCCTGGGCAAATACCCCACAGACTTGGTCGATAGCGGGCTTGGGGTTGTCTCATACGGAGTGCATGGCCCTGCCCCACCAAGTGAACAATTGATCGCTGCTCCACGAACCGTAATGATCGCAGGCGCGGAAGTGGCACGCCCACGCACGATCATCACGGAGGATGGCCGAAGCAGGATCGGACGTGGTATTCTGGCCTTTGGTCGAGTACGGATAAACTATCCCGCACAGCGGATCAGGTTCACGCCCTATCCGAGGCGGATCCTTCAGGAGCAGGCTGACTACGGCGTGCATCTGATCATCGACGGACCCAATGTTCATGTGGGAACAGTCTGGCGCAACACAGAGGCGGAGCAAGCGGGAATCAAATACGGTGACCGTGTGCTTCGTGTCGGCGATGTTGACCTGGCAACGGTGCTGGAATGTGACTTGGAACGTGTGCTGCGCCAGCTGCTCGGCACCAAGCGCATCGTAATGTCAATACAGTCGGCAGATGGAGGCGAACGTCAACGCATCCGGCTGAAGCGCCGAAGGCATTGGCAAGAATGA
- a CDS encoding VOC family protein yields MNVTTNSINWFEIPTVDIKRARAFYEKVFGISMHETEMMGMKMAFFPYQPGSGKAAGSLVQGPMHKVHQDGCVIYLNGDPDLSAALEKVETAGGRIVMPKTSLGDFGNMAFFIDTEGNKVGLHSQK; encoded by the coding sequence ATGAACGTAACCACCAACAGCATCAACTGGTTCGAGATCCCTACAGTTGACATCAAGCGTGCAAGGGCCTTCTACGAAAAGGTGTTCGGGATCAGTATGCATGAGACCGAGATGATGGGTATGAAGATGGCGTTCTTTCCATATCAACCTGGCAGCGGGAAAGCCGCTGGCAGCCTCGTTCAAGGCCCGATGCATAAGGTACATCAGGACGGATGCGTGATCTACCTGAATGGTGACCCGGATCTGAGCGCGGCGCTCGAGAAAGTGGAGACCGCCGGGGGGCGGATCGTGATGCCCAAGACAAGTCTCGGCGATTTCGGGAACATGGCATTCTTCATCGACACCGAGGGGAACAAGGTCGGATTGCACTCCCAGAAGTGA
- a CDS encoding gliding motility-associated C-terminal domain-containing protein, with translation MNQPNQPAPTDGASMMGGLISFPGQEDLFGCCLLQHLEAGTTYDFRMDVAAMEYISGWPPTANWMTTNAPPINITLFGAPACMALPIPTTGCPVSNGFIELGAMAYAPDSAWTTLNLSFTPPIDIAMVMFGPPCTLPAGYQYMPYPDSTMTYFFYDDLSLGVAAQSPSISVDGALCTNDLVMTGTLGAPGGSIQWYFDGVALIGETDSVLNISQEGLTSGAYSMVVANGGMDCLVATQLVPPPAPPPVNASVTPLEGCAPLSFTHSQVSPNPNTSCLWNFGNGVLSPTCDGTSTFQHAGTYAVILQLTDSSGCRTDTVLATIEVHPSPVAGIAADTTNLSVFDTEVQLQSVSTSDVVSWWWTSGTGPNEQMSDNEDALFIFPDEGGITHAVQLIVMNEWGCLDTTWFQLTIPGSTSVYLPNAFSPNGDGINDLFGAVVRDMDPVGFSLQLFDRWGQVVFETTDPEATWHGRTKGVETPVGVYAWRMQAQQRGTTDRVVEYGHVTLIR, from the coding sequence ATGAACCAGCCCAACCAACCGGCACCAACAGATGGTGCGAGCATGATGGGTGGTCTTATATCCTTCCCAGGACAAGAAGACCTGTTCGGCTGCTGTTTGTTACAGCATCTGGAGGCCGGCACCACCTATGATTTCCGCATGGATGTGGCCGCCATGGAGTACATCAGCGGATGGCCCCCAACGGCCAATTGGATGACGACCAATGCGCCTCCCATCAACATCACACTCTTCGGCGCACCAGCTTGTATGGCGTTACCAATACCGACCACCGGTTGTCCAGTATCCAATGGGTTCATCGAGCTTGGGGCCATGGCCTACGCGCCTGATAGTGCATGGACAACCCTGAACCTCAGCTTCACTCCCCCGATCGATATCGCGATGGTCATGTTCGGCCCCCCCTGCACGCTGCCCGCCGGTTATCAGTACATGCCCTACCCCGACTCGACCATGACCTACTTCTTCTACGACGATCTATCTCTAGGTGTCGCAGCACAATCGCCTTCCATCAGCGTTGACGGCGCCTTATGCACGAATGACCTTGTGATGACAGGTACTCTCGGCGCACCTGGAGGAAGCATCCAATGGTATTTCGATGGGGTTGCACTCATTGGAGAAACCGATAGCGTTTTGAACATTTCTCAAGAAGGGCTCACCAGCGGAGCTTACTCCATGGTGGTCGCGAATGGCGGCATGGATTGCTTAGTTGCGACCCAACTGGTGCCGCCGCCCGCACCACCGCCAGTGAATGCAAGCGTAACACCTCTTGAGGGATGTGCTCCGTTGAGCTTCACTCACAGCCAAGTATCGCCCAACCCGAACACCAGTTGTTTGTGGAACTTCGGAAATGGGGTACTGAGCCCAACCTGCGATGGAACGTCCACCTTTCAGCATGCAGGAACGTATGCCGTCATCCTTCAATTGACCGACAGCTCGGGCTGCCGGACGGACACGGTTCTCGCGACCATCGAGGTCCATCCGAGCCCGGTGGCCGGGATCGCAGCGGATACGACCAACCTGAGCGTTTTCGATACCGAGGTACAACTCCAAAGCGTAAGCACATCGGATGTGGTGTCTTGGTGGTGGACGAGCGGCACGGGCCCTAACGAACAAATGAGCGATAACGAGGATGCGCTCTTCATCTTCCCCGATGAGGGAGGGATCACGCATGCCGTACAACTCATTGTGATGAACGAATGGGGTTGTCTGGACACGACTTGGTTCCAATTGACGATTCCTGGGTCCACCAGCGTCTACCTCCCCAATGCCTTTTCACCGAACGGCGATGGGATCAACGACCTGTTCGGCGCGGTTGTGCGCGACATGGACCCGGTTGGGTTCAGCCTGCAGCTATTCGATCGGTGGGGGCAGGTGGTCTTTGAAACTACAGACCCGGAAGCCACATGGCATGGACGAACGAAGGGCGTGGAGACACCGGTCGGAGTGTATGCTTGGCGCATGCAGGCACAGCAGCGCGGCACAACTGATCGGGTGGTCGAATACGGGCATGTGACGCTGATCCGATGA
- a CDS encoding T9SS type A sorting domain-containing protein, with protein MPTNGQGNQVAYSGEAYAGLVAYLYGTPDFREYAEVQLTEALVAGKCYELRFFMSLGDSPTNSTVDGIGAYFTQNIAVQATNSVMSVVPQLNGLGAFLTDSTGWQSVVATYEAIGGERYLTLGNFNDDVSTTVQQLHPSIYQPNCYYYLDDVSLVEIPSACVTLGVEEYNGAVISIFPNPTDDCLHVSSTLLGNLSLTLVDGLGKTVLGSMFQGAATIDVSALPAGMYTCVTTSDRLQRIDRTKLVVR; from the coding sequence GTGCCTACCAATGGTCAAGGCAACCAAGTGGCCTACAGCGGTGAAGCGTATGCTGGCCTCGTGGCGTACCTTTATGGAACGCCTGACTTCAGAGAGTATGCAGAGGTGCAACTCACAGAGGCATTGGTGGCAGGTAAGTGCTACGAGCTACGTTTCTTCATGAGCTTGGGTGATAGCCCGACCAACAGCACAGTGGACGGAATTGGGGCGTACTTCACCCAGAACATTGCAGTACAAGCCACGAACTCCGTGATGTCCGTTGTTCCTCAGTTGAATGGACTTGGTGCCTTCCTCACGGATTCCACTGGTTGGCAATCGGTGGTGGCCACGTATGAAGCCATCGGAGGTGAACGCTATCTGACTCTGGGCAATTTCAACGATGATGTGAGTACGACGGTACAACAACTCCACCCCTCGATATACCAGCCGAACTGTTATTACTACTTGGACGATGTGAGCCTCGTTGAGATCCCATCAGCGTGTGTTACTCTGGGTGTTGAAGAGTATAATGGAGCAGTGATCTCCATTTTCCCAAACCCGACCGATGACTGCTTGCATGTAAGTTCAACCCTACTCGGCAACTTATCGTTGACCTTGGTCGATGGCCTTGGGAAGACAGTGCTAGGTAGTATGTTCCAAGGTGCTGCGACGATCGATGTCTCGGCGCTACCTGCTGGTATGTACACCTGCGTGACCACGTCCGATCGCTTGCAGCGGATAGATCGCACAAAATTGGTCGTTCGCTGA
- a CDS encoding DUF2461 domain-containing protein — protein MSWFTTDYNKFFSDLAKNNNKEWFDANRKQYETHVKRPFEAFTTEAISRIGKVDPAVRIQAKDAIFRINKDVRFSKDKSPYKLSCSANISPAGRKDHATPGIYFELGQVGVQIIGGVYMPDREQLEKIRRALIKDGKSLRKVIAAPAFKDSFGEVRGDVNKVLPEEFKSAAKSEPLVANKQFFVAAKLPVSAITSPKLMDMIMDHHEALVPFNRWMADAMHQ, from the coding sequence ATGAGCTGGTTCACAACAGACTACAACAAGTTCTTCAGCGATTTGGCCAAGAACAACAACAAGGAATGGTTCGATGCGAATCGCAAGCAGTATGAGACTCATGTGAAGAGGCCGTTCGAGGCATTCACCACTGAGGCCATATCACGTATTGGCAAGGTGGACCCGGCGGTCAGGATCCAAGCGAAGGATGCCATTTTCCGGATCAACAAGGATGTGCGCTTCAGCAAGGATAAGAGCCCTTACAAACTCAGTTGCTCAGCCAATATCTCACCGGCAGGCCGAAAAGACCATGCTACCCCGGGGATCTACTTCGAGCTGGGTCAGGTTGGGGTACAGATCATCGGTGGGGTTTACATGCCTGACAGGGAGCAGTTGGAGAAGATCCGGCGAGCATTGATCAAGGACGGCAAAAGTCTGCGCAAGGTGATCGCAGCACCAGCGTTCAAGGATTCCTTCGGAGAAGTGCGTGGAGATGTGAACAAGGTGCTTCCCGAGGAGTTCAAGAGCGCCGCGAAGAGCGAGCCGCTGGTTGCGAACAAACAATTCTTTGTTGCTGCGAAACTCCCGGTCTCTGCCATCACCTCCCCCAAGCTGATGGACATGATCATGGATCACCACGAGGCGCTGGTGCCGTTCAACCGGTGGATGGCGGATGCGATGCATCAGTAA
- a CDS encoding alpha/beta hydrolase: MALVLILGCRAQQTPTGVLPGAECWYLPAPDGVCELFVMEFGTGSPVVVLHGGPGADLTYMLPIANGLDSTHRFVFYDQRGSLRSPCPTDSISMRKHVLDLEALRMALGLEKLDLVSHSAGTLLAYEYLAAFPKRVGAFVLVGGLPHKNGWAYFDKEYSTLWEGLQDSASAFENRPAVASVLDSLSRIGSANRAKRATQLALIRQVGAESVRVDKWVEAMPMRVNAAASDATRKTTNFDYDYSALLANHSAQVVVINGDLDFVVGPRGSPLWKSLSATASNVIVNVIPDAGHIVWRDRPELFRRCLRTALARKN, from the coding sequence ATGGCCTTGGTGTTGATCCTTGGTTGCCGTGCGCAGCAGACACCAACAGGTGTTCTGCCTGGTGCCGAGTGTTGGTATTTGCCAGCCCCTGACGGCGTGTGCGAACTGTTCGTGATGGAATTCGGGACGGGGTCACCTGTTGTGGTTCTTCATGGCGGGCCTGGAGCCGACCTCACCTATATGTTGCCAATTGCCAACGGGTTGGATAGCACGCACAGGTTCGTCTTCTATGACCAACGAGGTTCGCTGCGATCTCCGTGCCCGACAGACAGCATCAGTATGCGAAAGCATGTGCTCGATCTTGAAGCCCTACGAATGGCCTTGGGTCTTGAGAAGTTGGATCTGGTGTCACATTCTGCCGGAACGCTGCTGGCTTATGAGTACTTGGCAGCCTTTCCGAAGCGTGTCGGCGCGTTCGTTCTCGTGGGAGGACTGCCACACAAGAACGGATGGGCCTATTTCGACAAAGAGTACTCGACCCTTTGGGAAGGACTTCAGGATTCTGCCTCGGCTTTCGAGAATCGACCTGCTGTAGCGAGTGTCCTAGATAGTTTGAGCCGCATTGGGAGTGCGAACAGAGCAAAGCGGGCAACTCAACTTGCCTTGATACGGCAAGTCGGAGCAGAGAGCGTACGGGTCGACAAGTGGGTCGAAGCGATGCCTATGAGGGTGAACGCCGCTGCATCTGACGCAACAAGGAAGACAACGAATTTCGACTATGACTACTCAGCGCTACTGGCCAACCACTCAGCACAGGTCGTAGTGATCAACGGCGACTTGGATTTCGTGGTTGGTCCTCGTGGCAGCCCACTCTGGAAGAGCCTCTCTGCAACAGCCAGCAACGTCATCGTAAATGTCATACCCGATGCGGGTCACATCGTGTGGCGCGATCGACCAGAGCTCTTTCGTCGATGTCTACGCACGGCGTTGGCGCGCAAGAACTGA
- a CDS encoding c-type cytochrome, producing MRNRTCVFVIATLIIGACNKDEEPSPANNGGGNAQIDVPTLPADHYDYSTPNLPANVLAYLANEPLLDNTPADNPITDAGATLGRVLYYDKKLSVNNVTACASCHHQDKAFTDGLAFSEGHLGGETRRNAMTTVNLRYYKGKHMFWDLRAEDLETQVVMPITDAIEMGMPSLSELETKLSGISYYPPLFEAAFGDEMITSDRVSKALAQFIRSITSFTSRYDQGLNTGFADFTPQELLGKTLVGTKFCTECHGDVTATGTQDQTFLIGEFFGKNEGFGSNNGLDPSYTDNGYGEISGLAQDQATFKFPSFRNVELTAPYMHDGRFATLEEVMDHYDIGITAHPNAGIQLPPGGIPLTPDEKSAIIAFLKTLTDHSLLTDVRYSDPFTQ from the coding sequence ATGCGAAACCGGACTTGTGTTTTTGTCATTGCCACGCTGATCATAGGTGCTTGCAACAAGGATGAGGAGCCGAGCCCCGCCAACAACGGTGGTGGAAATGCACAGATCGACGTGCCGACCCTCCCTGCCGACCACTATGATTACAGCACGCCCAACCTTCCTGCGAATGTGCTCGCGTATCTGGCCAACGAGCCACTATTGGACAACACGCCTGCGGACAACCCCATCACCGATGCAGGAGCCACTCTCGGTCGCGTGCTCTATTACGACAAGAAATTATCGGTCAACAATGTGACAGCCTGCGCCAGTTGCCATCATCAAGACAAGGCTTTTACTGATGGACTTGCCTTCTCTGAAGGTCACTTGGGGGGTGAGACACGGCGAAATGCCATGACAACCGTGAACCTGCGCTACTACAAGGGCAAGCACATGTTCTGGGACCTGCGTGCCGAGGATCTGGAAACGCAAGTAGTGATGCCGATCACGGACGCTATTGAAATGGGTATGCCATCACTGTCGGAGTTGGAAACCAAACTGAGCGGCATCAGCTATTACCCTCCTTTGTTCGAAGCTGCCTTTGGCGACGAGATGATCACAAGCGACCGTGTCTCGAAGGCACTGGCCCAGTTCATTCGCTCCATTACATCGTTCACGTCGCGATACGATCAGGGGTTGAACACCGGTTTCGCCGACTTTACACCACAAGAACTATTGGGCAAGACCTTGGTAGGAACCAAGTTCTGCACGGAGTGCCATGGCGATGTGACCGCTACCGGCACACAAGATCAGACCTTCCTTATTGGTGAGTTCTTCGGCAAGAATGAGGGCTTCGGATCGAACAATGGACTCGATCCGAGCTACACGGACAACGGGTATGGAGAGATCTCCGGGCTTGCGCAGGACCAAGCCACATTCAAATTCCCTAGCTTCAGGAACGTTGAACTGACAGCACCTTACATGCATGACGGGCGCTTTGCGACGCTCGAAGAAGTGATGGATCATTACGACATTGGCATAACAGCACACCCAAACGCTGGGATACAACTGCCGCCCGGCGGTATACCACTTACACCAGACGAGAAGTCGGCGATCATTGCCTTCCTCAAAACCCTGACGGATCATAGCCTTTTGACAGATGTACGGTATTCGGACCCGTTTACACAGTAG
- a CDS encoding IS3 family transposase — MRRLVEQRQYSERRACKLLNLSASVYRYAPKEKNDAEVIEHMMRVVDQNPTWGFGLTFDQMVTEGTGANHKRVHRLYKEADLHLRRRTKRRVPERVKDPIVLPIGPNITWSMDFMSDALVTGRKYRTFNVIDDFNREALCIAVDTSLPAARVIRELDQLIAWRGKPERLRMDNGPEFIAHAMQEWATSNGIAFTYIQPGMPMQNGLVERFNKTYRTEVLNAWIFERLDQVRTITQEWMWRYNNQRPHRSLLRLSPRAFLLKCGQLPAHYTGSRADFPTVQQDIHNTTTLKSTFTNRCA, encoded by the coding sequence GTGCGCCGACTGGTCGAACAGCGCCAGTACAGCGAACGCCGGGCCTGCAAGCTGTTGAACTTGAGTGCGAGCGTGTATCGCTATGCGCCCAAGGAGAAGAACGATGCGGAAGTGATCGAGCACATGATGCGAGTGGTGGATCAGAACCCCACATGGGGGTTCGGTCTGACCTTCGACCAGATGGTCACTGAGGGGACCGGGGCCAACCACAAGCGGGTGCACAGGCTCTACAAGGAGGCGGACCTGCACTTGCGCAGGCGTACGAAGCGCCGGGTGCCCGAGCGGGTGAAGGACCCGATCGTGCTGCCCATCGGCCCGAACATCACTTGGAGCATGGACTTCATGAGCGATGCGCTGGTGACCGGTCGCAAGTACCGCACTTTCAACGTGATCGATGACTTCAACCGGGAAGCCTTGTGCATAGCGGTCGACACCTCTCTGCCTGCTGCACGCGTGATCCGTGAGCTGGACCAGCTGATCGCCTGGCGTGGTAAGCCCGAACGCCTTCGCATGGACAATGGCCCGGAGTTCATCGCACACGCCATGCAGGAATGGGCCACATCCAACGGGATCGCCTTCACCTACATCCAGCCGGGCATGCCCATGCAGAACGGCTTGGTCGAGCGCTTCAACAAAACGTACCGGACCGAAGTGCTCAATGCGTGGATCTTCGAACGCCTGGACCAAGTACGCACCATCACGCAAGAGTGGATGTGGCGCTATAACAACCAGCGCCCGCACAGGTCGTTGCTGCGCTTATCGCCCCGTGCGTTCCTGTTGAAATGTGGACAACTCCCTGCCCACTACACAGGCTCACGCGCGGACTTCCCCACAGTTCAACAGGACATCCACAACACCACCACACTCAAAAGTACCTTTACAAACCGCTGCGCCTAA
- a CDS encoding transposase: MRKSRFTETQIIAMLREHEAGKKVSDVCREHGVSQPTFYQWKAKYSGLDANQLKEFKELKAKYARLEKMYTEAQMDRQVLKEIIEGKL; encoded by the coding sequence ATGAGAAAGAGCAGATTCACCGAGACGCAGATCATTGCGATGCTGCGCGAGCATGAGGCAGGCAAGAAGGTCTCGGACGTGTGCCGGGAACATGGCGTGAGCCAGCCGACGTTCTACCAGTGGAAGGCCAAGTACAGCGGCCTGGACGCCAACCAGCTCAAGGAGTTCAAGGAGCTGAAGGCCAAGTATGCGCGCCTTGAGAAGATGTACACCGAGGCCCAGATGGACCGCCAGGTGCTCAAGGAGATCATCGAGGGAAAGTTGTAG